The sequence TCCCAGCCGCCGAAAACGCCGAGAACGCAACCGCCCGATAGCATCATCCGACGAATACTGCCGCAGCGCCGAGCCCACCGGGCGACACCGCTTGCGACGTGACGCTGAGAAGGACCCAGAACATGAGCACGACGCTCGAACCCACTACCGCCGCCCAACCGCTCTCCATCACGGCCAATCGTATGGATCACCTCGACTGGCTCGAAGCGGAGTCGATCTACATCCTGCGCGAACTGGTCGCCGAGTGCAGCAAGCCTGCGCTGCTGTTTTCGGGCGGCAAGGATTCCGTCGTCGTGCTGCATCTGGCGCTGAAGGCATTCGGCCTCGGCGCGAACCGCAAGACTTCGCTGCCGTTCCCGCTCGTGCACATCGACACGGGCCACAACTACGGCGAAGTGATCGACTTCCGCGATCGCCGCGCCGCCGAGATCGGTGCGGAGCTGGTGGTCGGCCACGTCGAAGACTCGATCAAGCGCGGCACGGTGCGTCTGCGCCGCGAGACCGATTCGCGCAACGCCGCGCAAGCGGTCACGCTGCTCGAAACGATCGAAGCGCACGGCTATACCGCGATGATCGGCGGCGCGCGCCGCGACGAAGAGAAGGCCCGCGCGAAGGAGCGTATCTTCTCGTTCCGCGACGAATTCGGCCAATGGGACCCGAAGGCGCAGCGCCCGGAACTGTGGAGCCTCTACAACGCGCGCCTGCACAACGGCGAGCATCTGCGCGTGTTCCCGATCTCGAACTGGACCGAACTCGACGTGTGGCAGTACATCGCGCGCGAAGGGCTCGAATTGCCGTCGATCTACTACGCGCACCACCGCGAGATCGTGCGCCGCAACGGGCTGCTCGTGCCGGTGACGCCGCTCACGCCGATGCGCGAAGGCGAGACGAGCGAGACGGCGCTGGTGCGCTTCCGCACCGTCGGCGACATCAGCTGCACGTGCCCGGTCGAAAGCGACGCGGACGATCTCGCGAAGATCATCGCCGAAACGGCCGTGACCGAAATCACGGAGCGCGGCGCGACGCGGATGGACGACCAGACCTCCGAAGCCGCGATGGAACAGCGCAAGAAGCAAGGGTATTTCTAAGCACACGAACGAGGGCAGGACAATCATGAGCATTCATCAAGCAGAAGACCTCGGCGTGTTGCGCTTCATCACCGCGGGCAGCGTCGACGACGGCAAGAGCACGTTGATCGGGCGCTTGCTGTACGACAGCAAGGCCGTGCTGTCGGATCAGTTGTCGGCGATCTCGCGCGCGAAGAACAAGCGCACGGCCGGCGACGAGATCGACCTCTCGCTGTTGACCGACGGCCTCGAAGCCGAGCGCGAGCAAGGCATCACGATCGACGTCGCGTATCGCTACTTCGCCACCGCCAAGCGCAAGTTCATCATCGCCGATACGCCGGGCCACGAGCAGTACACGCGCAACATGGTGACGGGCGCGTCGACGGCGCACGCGGCGATCATCCTCGTCGACGCGACACGCGTCACGTTCGAGAACGGCGCCGCCGTGCTCCTGCCGCAGACCAAGCGCCACAGCGCGATCGTCAAGCTGCTCGGCCTGCAGCACGTGATCGTCGCGATCAACAAGATGGACCTCGTCGAGTACAGCGAAACGCGCTTCAACGAGATTCGCGATGCGTACGTCGAATTGGCGCGCCAGCTGGGTCTCGCCGGCGTGCGCTTCGTGCCGGTGTCGGCATTGAAGGGCGACAACATCGTGACGGCGAGCGAGCGCATGCCGTGGTATGCGGGCGAGCCGCTGCTCGACGTGCTCGAGGCGCTGCCGGTCGAACCGGCCGCAAGCCACACGCTGCGTTTCCCGGTGCAATGGGTCGCGCGTCAGGACGGCAGCCAGGCCGACGACTTCCGCGGCTACATGGGCCGCGTCGAAGCGGGTGAAGTGAAGGTGGGCGACACCATTGTCGTGCTGCCGGCCAACCGCGAAGCGACGGTCGAGGAAATCATCGCGCCGGTGCCGGGCGGCACCGCGCAAGTCGATCGCGCGTTCGCGGGCCAGACCGTGACGATTCGCCTGGCGCAAGACGTCGACGTCTCGCGCGGCGATACCTTCGTGCTGCGCGAGCACGCGCCGCAACCGGCGAAGAAGCTCGACGCGGACCTCTGCTGGTTCGACGAGGAGCCGCTCTCGACGCAGCGCAAGTACCTGCTCAAGCAAACGACGAACACCGTGTTCGCCCGGATCGGCGCGATCAAGGAAGTGCTCGACGTGCATACGCTCTCGCACACGGGCGATGTGCACAACCTCAAGATGAACGACATCGGCCGCGTCTCGCTGACGCTGCAAAAGCCGATCGTCTGCGATGCGTACGACGCGCATCCCGGCACGGGCGCGTTCGTGCTGATCGACGAGGCGACGCACCATACCGTGGCGGCGGGGATGATTCGCGCGTACTCCGCGTGAAGCGCAGCGATCGATCGGTTTGGCACGCATTGGCAAACGTCGGCACAATTCGGGTTTAGACCGTAGACCAACGGGACGAATGCAAATGGGCAAGGTGTATCTGATCGGAGCGGGGCCGGGCGCGGCGGATCTCATTACCGTGCGCGGCGCGCGCCTCCTGGCGCAGGCGGAGGTGGTGCTGCACGACGCGCTCGTCGAGCCCGAGATGCTCGACTACGCGCCGCACGCGCGCAAGATCGCGGTCGGCAAGCGCTGCGGCAAGCGTTCGACCGCGCAGCAATTCATCAACAAGCAAATCGTCGATGCCGCGCGCGAGCACGCCGTGGTGGTGCGCCTGAAGGGCGGCGACCCGATGCTGTTCGGCCGCGCGGACGAAGAGATGCGGGCACTCGAAGAAGCCGGCATCGACTATGAAATCGTGCCGGGCATCACGGCGGCGCTCGCGAGCGCGGCGGCGATCAAGCGTTCGCTCACGCTGCGCGGCGTGTCGCGCAGCGTCGCGCTCGCCACGCATAGCCGTGCAGCCGACACCGAAGCGATTCGCGAGCAGGTGAACGCCGATTCGCTGGTCTTCTACATGGGCCGCGACAGCGCGCCCGATATCGCGCAGCAACTGATCGACGCGGGCCGCGCGGGCTCGACGCCCGTCGCGATCGTCGAGGCGTGCAGCACGCCGCGCGAGCGCATGCTGACGCTCACGCTCGAAGCGCTTGCGATGGGCGAGGCGCAGTTGTGGCTCGATCCGGCGCAGCCGAGCTTGCTGATGATAGGCGACGCATTTGCCGAGCGCGCTAGTGCCAGTGCCGGCACGAAGGAAGATGAGGCGCGCGCGGGGATGCTGCACGCGGCTTGAGCGAACGCGCTCGATGTGTCATGAAGCTCGGGTGATATCTGCCGCAGCGCAACGGGCGGCAGACGCGCGCCTAGTCTGTCGGACCTAGCCTGCGTTTCCCGCTTCCTGCAGGCAATACTGGACGATGGCGTCGAGCACGGCGTCGTCTTCACCCGCCGCCCCCGCGCAACGAATCTCCACCCCCGGATGTGCCGCCCGGCACACGTCGATCACGTTCGGCAGATCG comes from Trinickia violacea and encodes:
- the cysD gene encoding sulfate adenylyltransferase subunit CysD, with amino-acid sequence MSTTLEPTTAAQPLSITANRMDHLDWLEAESIYILRELVAECSKPALLFSGGKDSVVVLHLALKAFGLGANRKTSLPFPLVHIDTGHNYGEVIDFRDRRAAEIGAELVVGHVEDSIKRGTVRLRRETDSRNAAQAVTLLETIEAHGYTAMIGGARRDEEKARAKERIFSFRDEFGQWDPKAQRPELWSLYNARLHNGEHLRVFPISNWTELDVWQYIAREGLELPSIYYAHHREIVRRNGLLVPVTPLTPMREGETSETALVRFRTVGDISCTCPVESDADDLAKIIAETAVTEITERGATRMDDQTSEAAMEQRKKQGYF
- a CDS encoding sulfate adenylyltransferase subunit 1 translates to MSIHQAEDLGVLRFITAGSVDDGKSTLIGRLLYDSKAVLSDQLSAISRAKNKRTAGDEIDLSLLTDGLEAEREQGITIDVAYRYFATAKRKFIIADTPGHEQYTRNMVTGASTAHAAIILVDATRVTFENGAAVLLPQTKRHSAIVKLLGLQHVIVAINKMDLVEYSETRFNEIRDAYVELARQLGLAGVRFVPVSALKGDNIVTASERMPWYAGEPLLDVLEALPVEPAASHTLRFPVQWVARQDGSQADDFRGYMGRVEAGEVKVGDTIVVLPANREATVEEIIAPVPGGTAQVDRAFAGQTVTIRLAQDVDVSRGDTFVLREHAPQPAKKLDADLCWFDEEPLSTQRKYLLKQTTNTVFARIGAIKEVLDVHTLSHTGDVHNLKMNDIGRVSLTLQKPIVCDAYDAHPGTGAFVLIDEATHHTVAAGMIRAYSA
- the cobA gene encoding uroporphyrinogen-III C-methyltransferase → MGKVYLIGAGPGAADLITVRGARLLAQAEVVLHDALVEPEMLDYAPHARKIAVGKRCGKRSTAQQFINKQIVDAAREHAVVVRLKGGDPMLFGRADEEMRALEEAGIDYEIVPGITAALASAAAIKRSLTLRGVSRSVALATHSRAADTEAIREQVNADSLVFYMGRDSAPDIAQQLIDAGRAGSTPVAIVEACSTPRERMLTLTLEALAMGEAQLWLDPAQPSLLMIGDAFAERASASAGTKEDEARAGMLHAA